The Procambarus clarkii isolate CNS0578487 chromosome 24, FALCON_Pclarkii_2.0, whole genome shotgun sequence genome includes a region encoding these proteins:
- the LOC138368011 gene encoding streptococcal hemagglutinin-like — MVLRIRSDASEAIFSLGEKFGALPEETRELLVAARTLRLNIVGVAFHVGSGCGESSAYTRAIAAARKVSITAARKVSITAARKVSITAARKVSIVAARKVSITAARKVSITAARKVSIVAARKVSITAARKISIIAAHKVSITAARKVSIVAARKVSITAARKVSITAARKVSITAAHKVSIVAARKVSIVAARKVSITAARKVSIVAARKVSITAARKVSITAARKVSITAARKVSIVAARKVSITAARKVSITAARKVSITAARKVSIVAARKVSIVAARKVSITVARKISIIAAHKVSITAARKVSIVAARKVSITAARKVSITAARKVSITAAHKVSIVAARKVSIVAAHKVSIVAARKVSIVAARKISITAARKVSITAAHKVSIVAARKVSIVAARKVSITAARKVSITAAHKVSITAARKISITAARKVSITAARKVSIVAARKVSITAARKVSITAARKVSITAARKVSITAARKVSITAARKVSIVAAHKVSIVAARKVSITAARKVSIVAARKVSITAARKVSITAARKVSITAARKVSITAARKVSIVAARKVSITAARKVSIVAARKVSITAARKVSITAARKVSITAARKVSIVAARKVSITAARKVSITAARKVSITAARKVSITAARKVSIVAARKVSITAARKVSIAAARKVSITAARKVSITAAHKVSIVAARKVSIVAARKVSIVAARNVSITAARKVSITAARKVSITAARKISITAARKVSITAARKVSITAARKVSITAAHKVSITAARKVSITAAHKVSITAARKVSITAARKVSITAARKVSIVAAHKVSIVAARKVSITAARKVSIVAARKVSITAARKVSIVAARKVSITAARKVSITAARKVSITAARMVSIVAARKVSITAARKVSITAARKVSITAARKVSITAARKVSIVAARKVSITAARKVSIAAARKVSITAARKVSITAARKVSIVAARKVSIVAARKVSIVAARKVSITAARKVSITAARKVSITAARKISITAARKVSITAARKVSITAARKVSITAAHKVSITAARKVSITAARKVSITAAHKVSITAARKVSISAARKVSIAANHNSQIPFAIRLRNLNTI, encoded by the coding sequence ATGGTGCTCCGGATCCGCAGCGACGCCTCTGAGGCCATATTTAGTTTAGGAGAGAAGTTCGGAGCACTGCCGGAGGAGACCCGGGAGCTGCTGGTGGCTGCTCGCACCCTTCGTCTGAACATTGTGGGCGTCGCCTTCCACGTTGGTTCTGGGTGTGGCGAGTCCAGCGCTTACACCCGCGCTATTGCTGCTGCCCGCAAGGTCAGTATTACTGCTGCCCGCAAGGTCAGTATTACTGCTGCCCGCAAGGTCAGTATTACTGCTGCCCGCAAGGTCAGTATTGTTGCTGCCCGCAAGGTCAGTATTACTGCTGCCCGCAAGGTCAGTATTACTGCTGCCCGCAAGGTCAGTATTGTTGCTGCCCGCAAGGTCAGTATTACTGCTGCCCGCAAGATCAGTATTATTGCTGCCCACAAGGTCAGTATTACTGCTGCCCGCAAGGTCAGTATTGTTGCTGCCCGCAAGGTCAGTATTACTGCTGCCCGCAAGGTCAGTATTACTGCTGCCCGCAAGGTCAGTATTACTGCTGCCCACAAGGTCAGTATTGTTGCTGCCCGCAAGGTCAGTATTGTTGCTGCCCGCAAGGTCAGTATTACTGCTGCCCGCAAGGTCAGTATTGTTGCTGCCCGCAAGGTCAGTATTACTGCTGCCCGCAAGGTCAGTATTACTGCTGCCCGCAAGGTCAGTATTACTGCTGCCCGCAAGGTCAGTATTGTTGCTGCCCGCAAGGTCAGTATTACTGCTGCCCGCAAGGTCAGTATTACTGCTGCCCGCAAGGTCAGTATTACTGCTGCCCGCAAGGTCAGTATTGTTGCTGCCCGCAAGGTCAGTATTGTTGCTGCCCGCAAGGTCAGTATTACTGTTGCCCGCAAGATCAGTATTATTGCTGCCCACAAGGTCAGTATTACTGCTGCCCGCAAGGTCAGTATTGTTGCTGCCCGCAAGGTCAGTATTACTGCTGCCCGCAAGGTCAGTATTACTGCTGCCCGCAAGGTCAGTATTACTGCTGCCCACAAGGTCAGTATTGTTGCTGCCCGCAAGGTCAGTATTGTTGCTGCCCACAAGGTCAGTATTGTTGCTGCCCGCAAGGTCAGTATTGTTGCTGCCCGCAAGATCAGTATTACTGCTGCCCGCAAGGTCAGTATTACTGCTGCCCACAAGGTCAGTATTGTTGCTGCCCGCAAGGTCAGTATTGTTGCTGCCCGCAAGGTCAGTATTACTGCTGCCCGCAAGGTCAGTATTACTGCTGCCCACAAGGTCAGTATTACTGCTGCCCGCAAGATCAGTATTACTGCTGCCCGCAAGGTCAGTATTACTGCTGCCCGCAAGGTCAGTATTGTTGCTGCCCGCAAGGTCAGTATTACTGCTGCCCGCAAGGTCAGTATTACTGCTGCCCGCAAGGTCAGTATTACTGCTGCCCGCAAGGTCAGTATTACTGCTGCCCGCAAGGTCAGTATTACTGCTGCCCGCAAGGTCAGTATTGTTGCTGCCCACAAGGTCAGTATTGTTGCTGCCCGCAAGGTCAGTATTACTGCTGCCCGCAAGGTCAGTATTGTTGCTGCCCGCAAGGTCAGTATTACTGCTGCCCGCAAGGTCAGTATTACTGCTGCCCGCAAGGTCAGTATTACTGCTGCCCGCAAGGTCAGTATTACTGCTGCCCGCAAGGTCAGTATTGTTGCTGCCCGCAAGGTCAGTATTACTGCTGCCCGCAAGGTCAGTATTGTTGCTGCCCGCAAGGTCAGTATTACTGCTGCCCGCAAGGTCAGTATTACTGCTGCCCGCAAGGTCAGTATTACTGCTGCCCGCAAGGTCAGTATTGTTGCTGCCCGCAAGGTCAGTATTACTGCTGCCCGCAAGGTCAGTATTACTGCTGCCCGCAAGGTCAGTATTACTGCTGCCCGCAAGGTCAGTATTACTGCTGCCCGCAAGGTCAGTATTGTTGCTGCCCGCAAGGTCAGTATTACTGCTGCCCGCAAGGTCAGTATTGCTGCTGCCCGCAAGGTCAGTATTACTGCTGCCCGCAAGGTCAGTATTACTGCTGCCCACAAGGTCAGTATCGTTGCTGCCCGCAAGGTCAGTATTGTTGCTGCCCGCAAGGTCAGTATTGTTGCTGCCCGCAACGTCAGTATTACTGCTGCCCGCAAGGTCAGTATTACTGCTGCCCGCAAGGTCAGTATTACTGCTGCCCGCAAGATCAGTATTACTGCTGCCCGCAAGGTCAGTATTACTGCTGCCCGCAAGGTCAGTATTACTGCTGCCCGCAAGGTCAGTATTACTGCTGCCCACAAGGTCAGTATTACTGCTGCCCGCAAGGTCAGTATTACTGCTGCCCACAAGGTCAGTATTACTGCTGCCCGCAAGGTCAGTATTACTGCTGCCCGCAAGGTCAGTATTACTGCTGCCCGCAAGGTCAGTATTGTTGCTGCCCACAAGGTCAGTATTGTTGCTGCCCGCAAGGTCAGTATTACTGCTGCCCGCAAGGTCAGTATTGTTGCTGCCCGCAAGGTCAGTATTACTGCTGCCCGCAAGGTCAGTATTGTTGCTGCCCGCAAGGTCAGTATTACTGCTGCCCGCAAGGTCAGTATTACTGCTGCCCGCAAGGTCAGTATTACTGCTGCCCGCATGGTCAGTATTGTTGCTGCACGCAAGGTCAGTATTACTGCTGCCCGCAAGGTCAGTATTACTGCTGCCCGCAAGGTCAGTATTACTGCTGCCCGCAAGGTCAGTATTACTGCTGCCCGCAAGGTCAGTATTGTTGCTGCCCGCAAGGTCAGTATTACTGCTGCCCGCAAGGTCAGTATTGCTGCTGCCCGCAAGGTCAGTATTACTGCTGCCCGCAAGGTCAGTATTACTGCTGCCCGCAAGGTCAGTATCGTTGCTGCCCGCAAGGTCAGTATTGTTGCTGCCCGCAAGGTCAGTATTGTTGCTGCCCGCAAGGTCAGTATTACTGCTGCCCGCAAGGTCAGTATTACTGCTGCCCGCAAGGTCAGTATTACTGCTGCCCGCAAGATCAGTATTACTGCTGCCCGCAAGGTCAGTATTACTGCTGCCCGCAAGGTCAGTATTACTGCTGCCCGCAAGGTCAGTATTACTGCTGCCCACAAGGTCAGTATTACTGCTGCCCGCAAGGTCAGTATTACTGCTGCCCGCAAGGTCAGTATTACTGCTGCCCACAAGGTCAGTATTACTGCTGCCCGCAAGGTCAGTATTTCTGCTGCCCGCAAGGTCAGTATTgcagctaatcataactcccagatccctttcgcaatccgacttcgcaatctcaacaccatctag